A stretch of Actinomycetota bacterium DNA encodes these proteins:
- a CDS encoding FAD/NAD(P)-binding protein yields MNPYLPHLAKISKIIGETDANDVKTFGVVFVDEALRRDFTYKPGQFALLSVFGVGEAPISITSSPTQKDYLEFSIKRMGTVTTALHNATEGMIIGVRGPYGNSFPIEDMGGKNIIFIGGGIGLAPLRSLINFVLYEENRRKFEDIIIIYGARSPGDLVFKWELEKWGKRKDVDYFVTVDKGDGKWRGRVGFVPAVLMEVAPRPKNAVAVTCGPPIMIKFVVQNLQELGFKPEQIVTTLEMRMKCGIGKCGRCNIGSKYVCRDGPVFTYKELQEMPKEY; encoded by the coding sequence GTGAACCCGTACCTTCCACATCTGGCAAAAATAAGTAAGATCATCGGGGAAACGGATGCCAACGATGTTAAGACTTTCGGGGTGGTCTTCGTGGATGAAGCCCTTCGACGAGACTTTACTTATAAACCCGGGCAGTTTGCGTTGCTCTCGGTTTTTGGAGTTGGAGAAGCTCCCATCTCCATAACATCGTCACCCACGCAGAAGGATTACTTGGAATTTAGCATCAAGCGAATGGGCACGGTAACCACCGCCCTGCATAATGCCACCGAGGGAATGATAATTGGGGTGAGGGGTCCTTATGGAAACTCCTTTCCCATCGAAGATATGGGGGGCAAAAACATCATTTTTATCGGTGGCGGAATCGGTCTCGCTCCCTTAAGATCCCTCATCAACTTCGTACTTTACGAAGAAAACAGGCGAAAATTCGAGGATATTATCATCATTTATGGAGCTCGAAGCCCCGGTGACCTGGTATTCAAATGGGAACTTGAAAAGTGGGGGAAAAGAAAGGATGTTGATTATTTCGTCACCGTCGATAAAGGCGATGGAAAGTGGCGTGGAAGGGTCGGTTTCGTCCCCGCCGTGTTAATGGAGGTTGCCCCACGTCCAAAAAACGCCGTGGCGGTGACATGTGGACCACCGATCATGATAAAATTCGTCGTCCAGAATCTTCAAGAGTTGGGATTTAAACCCGAGCAGATCGTGACCACCCTGGAGATGAGGATGAAGTGCGGGATTGGTAAATGTGGCAGGTGCAACATTGGAAGCAAATATGTTTGCAGAGATGGTCCCGTGTTTACCTACAAGGAACTTCAAGAGATGCCCAAGGAGTATTAG
- the gcvH gene encoding glycine cleavage system protein GcvH has product MVEIEGYQVEEGLYYTKDHVWAKVEGENVRVGADDYAGKTAGEFTYVDLPFEGDEVEQGETLAKVQSSKWVGKLAAPVSGEIVEVNEDLDRDASLLNKDPYGKGWIALIKATNLESELRNLISGDAVKDWMMAEAEKAEKEGYREKAEQAE; this is encoded by the coding sequence ATGGTGGAGATTGAAGGTTATCAGGTGGAGGAAGGGCTTTACTACACGAAGGATCATGTCTGGGCCAAGGTTGAAGGCGAAAACGTAAGGGTAGGAGCCGACGATTATGCGGGTAAGACAGCGGGGGAATTTACCTACGTGGACTTGCCCTTTGAGGGGGACGAGGTGGAGCAGGGAGAAACCCTTGCAAAGGTGCAATCCAGCAAGTGGGTGGGGAAGTTAGCGGCTCCCGTGAGCGGTGAGATTGTCGAGGTGAATGAGGACCTCGACCGCGATGCCTCCCTTTTAAATAAAGATCCCTATGGTAAGGGATGGATAGCTCTAATTAAGGCCACAAATCTGGAATCGGAATTAAGGAATTTGATCTCCGGAGATGCTGTGAAGGACTGGATGATGGCTGAAGCAGAGAAGGCAGAGAAAGAGGGCTACCGGGAAAAGGCGGAACAAGCCGAGTAA
- a CDS encoding FAD-binding oxidoreductase: MSLYEALCQIVGEDSISRDELDLLCYSHDLAPLPQELLKSFGMLNPEVVVRPRSTEEVSRVVEYANRENLPITPWGAATWSLGGVLPIEGGIVLDLSGLNEIYEFSPGNEYVRVGAGLVWKRLMDFLGTRGFEVGVHPTSAPSATVGGFIATGGGSGVGVTQYGSLGDQLLSLKVVLADGRIIDTDPWDSWFFVGSEGTLGIICEVVLKIYPKGEMKHLMYGFDALDHGVGFLQFLNGIRPHFYSFLDEEFIRFLNQKEKDLPGKELTVAVTLSGTPEEIAVYEKKIDEACQGEKYLEPLAVEEWEERFKIVLSLKSLGPTFFSQEIRIPIRFLGKVLVELKELLKNERYLIEGVGGDFGSIHILPLIMTDERKKSEFFRTFSLASSIAEIGYKYHGSIYGIGLYNTSHLPRIHGHSLNVMRDIKHAFDPKRILNPSKTTQMRIPAFLFNAVPRMMGSAPGLVSTFLKAVNLLPGRLIRAGLRLMGGKLR; encoded by the coding sequence GTGTCACTTTATGAGGCTCTCTGTCAAATTGTAGGGGAAGATAGCATCTCCAGGGACGAGCTCGATCTCCTTTGTTATTCTCATGATTTGGCACCTCTACCCCAGGAGCTTCTCAAAAGCTTTGGCATGCTGAATCCGGAAGTCGTAGTCAGACCCCGAAGCACCGAGGAAGTCTCCAGGGTCGTTGAGTACGCAAATAGGGAAAATCTTCCCATTACCCCCTGGGGGGCAGCGACTTGGTCGCTCGGTGGAGTCCTGCCCATCGAAGGGGGAATAGTCCTCGATCTCTCGGGTCTCAATGAAATTTACGAGTTTAGCCCCGGGAATGAATATGTACGAGTGGGCGCGGGACTCGTCTGGAAGAGATTGATGGATTTCTTGGGGACCAGAGGGTTTGAGGTGGGCGTGCATCCCACGAGTGCCCCCTCGGCTACGGTAGGCGGCTTCATCGCCACCGGGGGAGGTTCCGGGGTTGGTGTAACCCAATATGGCTCATTGGGGGACCAGTTGCTCTCCCTCAAAGTCGTTCTGGCTGACGGCCGGATCATCGATACCGATCCCTGGGATTCGTGGTTCTTCGTGGGAAGCGAAGGCACTCTCGGTATAATCTGCGAAGTCGTACTGAAGATATATCCAAAGGGTGAAATGAAGCACTTGATGTATGGATTCGATGCCCTGGATCATGGTGTGGGCTTCCTGCAGTTTTTAAACGGGATAAGACCCCATTTCTATTCCTTTTTGGATGAAGAATTCATAAGGTTTTTGAATCAAAAGGAGAAAGATCTGCCGGGAAAAGAGTTAACGGTGGCGGTAACCCTCTCCGGAACTCCGGAGGAAATAGCGGTATATGAAAAAAAGATCGATGAAGCCTGCCAGGGTGAAAAATATCTTGAGCCTCTTGCGGTCGAAGAATGGGAGGAGAGGTTCAAAATCGTCTTGAGCCTCAAAAGCTTGGGACCAACCTTCTTCTCCCAGGAGATACGAATCCCCATAAGATTCCTGGGAAAGGTTCTGGTTGAATTGAAGGAGCTCCTGAAGAACGAGAGGTATCTCATTGAGGGAGTTGGAGGCGATTTTGGCTCCATACACATCCTTCCCTTAATAATGACGGATGAGAGGAAGAAGAGTGAGTTTTTCAGGACATTCTCCCTCGCCTCTAGCATCGCCGAAATCGGATACAAATATCATGGTTCTATTTACGGGATTGGACTCTACAATACTTCTCATTTGCCCAGGATACATGGGCATTCTCTGAATGTTATGCGAGACATAAAGCACGCCTTTGATCCCAAGCGAATCCTCAACCCCTCCAAGACCACCCAAATGAGGATCCCGGCCTTTCTCTTTAACGCCGTTCCCAGGATGATGGGCTCAGCTCCAGGGCTCGTCTCAACCTTTCTTAAGGCGGTCAATCTCCTTCCCGGGAGATTGATCCGTGCGGGCTTAAGACTCATGGGAGGGAAATTGAGATGA
- a CDS encoding (Fe-S)-binding protein, with translation MREHLVEDAYTCASCGFCRFGCPVYREIGFEGASARGRMYLLKRVFEGKLGYTERVVDSFYMCAQCQNCKQLCPTGIDFGEDVAILKEMFVREGKLPSYLFPLRDNVIEKGNPFGKDAEERGEWLPGKYQTPEPSEYLYFAGCSASYASTRIAKSIVKILDQIEFDFTVLGKEESCCGSPLERMGEITKAGELMEKNMEKFKELGVETVIVSCAGCLKTFTHSYPKDFKVLHVTQLFDQLMREGRLEFQKELDKKVVYFDGCDIGRHCGIYEEPRNILRSIPGVKLIEYEYSREDALCCGGPLASSQPDLAHKIASSRVREAKELGAEIIATACPTCMVNLKEGAKLIQIEMEIQDIPMLLPKFLKKG, from the coding sequence ATGAGAGAGCATTTGGTCGAGGATGCCTACACCTGTGCCAGTTGTGGGTTCTGCCGCTTTGGCTGCCCCGTGTACAGGGAGATCGGCTTCGAAGGCGCCTCCGCTCGTGGCAGAATGTATCTCTTGAAGAGGGTTTTTGAGGGAAAATTGGGCTATACCGAAAGAGTAGTGGATTCATTTTATATGTGTGCTCAGTGCCAGAATTGTAAGCAACTTTGCCCAACGGGAATAGACTTTGGAGAAGACGTTGCCATTCTTAAGGAGATGTTCGTCCGGGAGGGCAAGCTACCTTCCTACCTCTTTCCATTGAGGGATAACGTAATTGAAAAGGGTAACCCCTTTGGGAAGGATGCAGAGGAAAGGGGGGAGTGGTTGCCGGGTAAATATCAGACCCCTGAACCCAGCGAATATCTTTATTTCGCGGGTTGCTCCGCTTCTTATGCATCCACGAGGATCGCCAAGTCCATCGTTAAAATTTTGGACCAAATCGAATTCGATTTCACCGTTCTGGGCAAGGAGGAGTCCTGTTGTGGCAGCCCGCTGGAGCGGATGGGGGAGATCACAAAGGCTGGGGAGCTGATGGAGAAGAATATGGAGAAGTTCAAGGAATTGGGGGTCGAAACGGTTATCGTCTCCTGTGCCGGGTGTTTAAAGACCTTCACACACTCCTATCCCAAGGACTTCAAAGTACTCCACGTCACCCAATTATTCGATCAGTTGATGAGGGAAGGACGACTTGAGTTCCAAAAGGAGCTCGATAAAAAGGTCGTTTACTTCGATGGATGCGATATCGGTAGACATTGTGGCATCTACGAAGAGCCAAGGAATATCCTCCGCTCCATCCCCGGCGTTAAGCTCATTGAATACGAATATTCCCGCGAGGATGCGCTTTGCTGTGGTGGACCTTTAGCCTCGAGCCAACCGGACCTGGCGCATAAGATCGCCTCCAGTCGGGTAAGAGAAGCTAAGGAACTTGGAGCGGAGATCATCGCCACCGCTTGCCCGACGTGCATGGTTAATCTCAAGGAGGGAGCAAAACTGATCCAGATTGAGATGGAGATCCAGGATATCCCCATGCTTCTTCCCAAATTTTTAAAGAAGGGATAG